One genomic region from Blattabacterium cuenoti encodes:
- a CDS encoding Lrp/AsnC family transcriptional regulator, with amino-acid sequence MILRYNTDEIDNTIVRKLNINARTPYTEISKQISKEIKPLSVGTVHVRVKKLEDAGIIKGSTLIIGYESLGFHLIAFVGILSDSRESKLVKEELRKIPNVVQLYITSGKYNLFCRIIARDPSDARDVISKIGEIKGVLRTESTICLEESINDENRLLSNILQKHQSSYKKKT; translated from the coding sequence ATGATTCTTAGATATAATACAGATGAAATAGACAATACTATTGTCAGAAAATTAAATATAAACGCTAGAACTCCATATACTGAGATCAGTAAACAGATTAGCAAAGAAATCAAACCACTGTCCGTTGGAACTGTTCATGTTAGAGTAAAAAAATTAGAAGATGCAGGTATTATAAAGGGAAGTACTTTGATTATTGGATATGAATCTTTGGGTTTTCATTTAATAGCTTTTGTAGGAATTTTATCAGATTCCCGCGAATCTAAATTAGTAAAAGAAGAATTAAGAAAAATTCCTAATGTAGTCCAATTATATATTACTTCAGGAAAATATAATCTTTTTTGCAGAATTATTGCTAGAGATCCTTCAGATGCTAGAGATGTTATTTCTAAAATTGGAGAGATAAAAGGAGTTCTTAGAACGGAATCTACTATTTGTTTGGAAGAAAGCATTAATGATGAAAATAGATTATTATCCAATATTTTACAAAAACATCAATCATCTTATAAAAAAAAAACATAA
- a CDS encoding HD family phosphohydrolase, producing the protein MANFLKFYTYKNIVDKILVPIIAVLSLTFFFPKKEIFQYEFSKGKNWTYRDLFSPFGFIVQKNSQDLDLEIKKLKKDQKIFFIQNEKIVKNIKKKLKKIKYLKKNKYYSRIVYKTVNTVYKYGYIDFFPEKNKISIIFLQKNKKWIPFLYKKICTHKKVNNIIKKNFLKNNSHRAKILKRILKKIIVPNFFYNQSYTEFFSHEKIKSISKIKYSFAKGDKIIRNNEMIDENKFQVLSSFKKEYENKVWNKKKDYCLIIGYFFIISIIFTLFILYLFYFQNKIFHNNREMNFLIINILLISLITIIILKYHSKILYIIPFCILPISIRAFFNFHLSIIIHLTTILLLSLITPNSFEFFFIQVTTGFLVMLTNKNIYKMANLFIAVGKITITYIIIFSSLTLIREGSLEKISWHTFSLFFFSGILTLFVHPLIFLFEKLLNLTSDISLLELSDTNTPILRLLSQKAPGTLQHVLTVANLAEEAAVSIGAHSLLVRIGAIYHDIGKIKNSSFFTENQYNIINPHEKLSPKESAKIILEHVPIGIEIAKKYYLPDSVTDFIRTHHGNSIIHYFYEKQKEKCPKVDKKQFQYSGPKPFSKETAIVMIADSVEAASKSIKNPSSKDLEDLVENVINKQKKENQFSNADITLKEIEKVKKVLKKKLRNIYHTRIEYPKA; encoded by the coding sequence ATGGCTAACTTCTTAAAGTTTTATACATATAAAAATATTGTAGATAAGATTTTAGTTCCAATTATAGCAGTCTTATCATTGACGTTTTTTTTCCCAAAAAAAGAAATTTTTCAATATGAATTTTCAAAGGGAAAAAATTGGACTTACAGAGATTTGTTTTCTCCGTTTGGCTTTATTGTTCAAAAAAATAGTCAAGATCTAGATTTAGAAATAAAAAAATTGAAAAAAGATCAGAAAATATTTTTTATTCAAAACGAAAAGATAGTTAAGAATATAAAAAAAAAGCTAAAAAAAATTAAATATCTAAAAAAAAACAAGTATTATTCCAGAATTGTTTATAAAACAGTAAATACTGTATATAAATATGGATATATAGATTTTTTTCCTGAAAAAAATAAAATTTCTATAATTTTTCTTCAAAAAAACAAAAAATGGATTCCCTTTTTATACAAAAAAATTTGTACTCACAAAAAGGTAAATAATATTATTAAGAAAAATTTTTTGAAAAATAATAGTCATCGTGCAAAAATTTTAAAAAGAATTTTAAAAAAAATTATCGTTCCAAACTTTTTTTATAACCAAAGTTATACTGAATTTTTTTCTCATGAAAAAATTAAATCTATCAGTAAAATAAAATATTCTTTTGCAAAAGGAGATAAAATCATCAGAAATAATGAAATGATAGATGAAAATAAATTTCAAGTCTTATCTTCTTTCAAAAAAGAATATGAGAATAAAGTATGGAATAAAAAAAAAGATTATTGTCTTATTATAGGATATTTTTTCATAATTAGTATAATATTCACTCTATTTATATTATATCTTTTTTATTTTCAAAATAAAATATTTCACAATAATAGAGAAATGAATTTTTTAATTATTAATATATTACTCATATCATTGATTACTATTATAATTTTAAAATATCATTCAAAAATATTATATATAATTCCTTTTTGTATACTTCCTATAAGCATTCGCGCTTTTTTCAATTTTCACTTAAGCATCATTATTCACTTAACAACTATTTTATTATTGTCTTTAATTACACCAAATAGTTTTGAATTTTTTTTTATTCAAGTCACTACAGGATTTTTAGTCATGTTAACAAACAAAAATATTTATAAAATGGCTAACCTTTTTATTGCTGTGGGAAAAATAACTATTACTTATATAATTATTTTTAGTTCACTCACTTTGATTCGTGAAGGTTCTTTAGAAAAAATTTCTTGGCATACTTTTTCATTATTCTTTTTTAGTGGAATTTTAACTTTATTTGTTCATCCATTAATATTTCTTTTTGAAAAATTATTAAATCTTACTTCTGATATTTCATTATTAGAATTATCGGATACTAACACTCCTATATTAAGATTATTATCTCAAAAAGCTCCAGGAACTTTACAACATGTTTTAACAGTAGCAAACCTTGCAGAAGAAGCAGCTGTTTCTATTGGGGCTCATTCATTATTAGTAAGGATAGGAGCTATTTATCATGATATAGGAAAAATCAAAAATTCATCATTTTTTACTGAAAATCAGTATAATATAATAAATCCACATGAAAAATTAAGTCCAAAAGAAAGTGCAAAAATTATTTTAGAACATGTTCCAATTGGAATTGAGATAGCAAAAAAATATTATTTACCTGATTCTGTTACTGATTTTATACGCACTCATCATGGAAATAGTATTATTCATTATTTTTACGAAAAACAAAAAGAAAAATGTCCAAAAGTGGATAAAAAACAATTCCAATATTCTGGTCCTAAGCCTTTTTCCAAAGAAACGGCTATTGTTATGATAGCTGACTCTGTAGAAGCAGCTTCGAAAAGTATTAAAAATCCATCTTCTAAAGATTTGGAAGACTTGGTAGAAAATGTTATTAATAAACAAAAAAAAGAAAACCAGTTTTCTAATGCGGACATTACTTTAAAAGAAATAGAAAAAGTCAAAAAAGTTCTTAAAAAGAAATTAAGAAATATTTATCATACTAGAATAGAATATCCTAAAGCTTAA
- a CDS encoding dCTP deaminase/dUTPase family protein: protein MERKLISTGIFIQFSKKIKYHFFLKKKLIEAVCVIHITKNKENTVLCQEIKMIITNVLFETMTIQSNEKLAILNIFQGPQIKWDKCSILNTSMRGCNSFGSTGI, encoded by the coding sequence ATGGAAAGAAAATTGATATCAACAGGCATTTTTATTCAATTTTCCAAAAAAATTAAGTATCATTTTTTTTTGAAAAAAAAATTAATTGAAGCTGTTTGCGTCATTCATATCACAAAAAATAAAGAAAATACGGTTTTATGTCAAGAAATTAAAATGATCATAACAAACGTTTTGTTTGAAACTATGACAATTCAATCCAATGAAAAACTAGCTATACTAAACATATTTCAAGGGCCCCAAATAAAATGGGATAAATGTTCTATTTTAAATACAAGTATGAGAGGATGCAATAGTTTTGGAAGTACTGGTATATAA
- a CDS encoding lipopolysaccharide biosynthesis protein — MYKKLAKQTIIYSIGSILPKIINYAFLKFFTISLKREEFSLYTDMYALSFLVIGFLSFGLENTYFRFLYKKNYNQETIFSTGVIIQLFITSFFLIISVNSIKYLISIAGYQDHPEYFFMFFLIIFFDTICILPMAWLRANEKPFKHTVINIINILIQSFLIIYMFFSPNNLYIKGTFLFFIFEWINSFTDRTGYIFFANMISSLSNLFLVLPILLKKVILKKFNKIIAKEMLNYGIPIMLGTIAFSINENLDKILIKRWGSDEINGSYSACYKIAAFMSLYIRVFRLGIEPFFFKKYGDSDAKYYYEEINYMFILFGLIFYVLICGNIPMFIEFFIDQKYHFAMSIIPIIMMGNLFLGIYTNLSIFYKVIDKPIIGTYISLIGVLITFLFNIIFILIPNSSFMIPAWGTLASYGCMLIILYIWGKEKFFKFFRKIRNIIIHFLFAIFLVFMINNKKEIMFSFFFQFLYLIIVFFIEKKRLINLIKY, encoded by the coding sequence TTGTACAAAAAATTAGCGAAACAAACAATTATCTATTCTATCGGATCAATTTTACCAAAAATTATTAATTATGCTTTTTTAAAATTTTTTACTATTTCTTTAAAAAGAGAAGAATTTTCTCTTTATACAGATATGTATGCTTTATCTTTTCTGGTTATAGGATTTCTTTCTTTCGGATTAGAAAATACTTATTTTAGATTTTTATATAAAAAAAATTATAACCAAGAAACTATTTTTTCAACAGGTGTTATAATACAATTATTCATTACCTCTTTTTTTTTAATTATTTCTGTGAACTCGATCAAATATTTAATTTCTATCGCTGGATATCAGGATCATCCAGAATATTTTTTTATGTTCTTCTTAATCATATTTTTTGACACGATTTGTATTCTTCCTATGGCTTGGCTTCGTGCAAATGAAAAACCATTCAAACACACTGTTATAAATATAATAAATATACTCATCCAATCATTTTTAATAATATATATGTTTTTTAGTCCTAACAATCTTTACATCAAAGGAACTTTTTTATTTTTTATTTTTGAATGGATAAATTCTTTCACAGACAGAACTGGTTATATATTTTTTGCAAACATGATATCGTCCTTAAGCAATTTATTTTTAGTGCTTCCTATTCTTTTAAAAAAAGTAATTCTAAAAAAATTTAACAAAATTATTGCCAAAGAAATGTTAAATTATGGAATTCCTATTATGTTAGGAACTATAGCTTTTTCTATTAATGAAAATCTTGATAAAATCTTGATCAAAAGATGGGGGTCCGATGAAATTAACGGATCTTATTCTGCTTGTTATAAAATAGCAGCTTTTATGAGTTTGTATATCAGAGTTTTTAGATTGGGAATTGAACCTTTTTTTTTTAAAAAATACGGGGATTCTGATGCAAAATATTATTATGAAGAAATTAATTATATGTTTATTCTTTTCGGATTAATTTTTTATGTATTAATATGTGGAAATATCCCCATGTTTATAGAATTTTTTATTGATCAAAAATATCACTTTGCAATGTCCATTATTCCTATAATAATGATGGGAAATTTATTTTTAGGAATTTATACAAATTTATCCATATTTTATAAAGTGATAGATAAACCTATTATAGGAACTTATATTTCCTTAATAGGGGTATTAATCACTTTTTTATTTAATATTATTTTTATTTTAATTCCTAATAGTAGTTTTATGATCCCTGCTTGGGGAACTTTAGCATCGTATGGATGCATGTTAATCATTTTATATATTTGGGGGAAGGAAAAATTTTTTAAATTTTTTAGAAAAATAAGAAATATCATAATTCATTTTTTATTTGCAATTTTTTTAGTTTTTATGATCAATAACAAGAAAGAAATAATGTTTAGCTTTTTTTTTCAATTCCTGTATTTGATAATTGTTTTCTTTATTGAAAAAAAAAGATTGATTAATTTAATCAAATATTAA
- the clpP gene encoding ATP-dependent Clp endopeptidase proteolytic subunit ClpP, which yields MDYKKNSKEFMLYATKHKKINSLTIDEYIIQSMTPYIVEERKLNVAQMDVFSRLMMDRVIFLGTPIEDQVANIVQAQLLFLQSSDSVKDIQIYVNSPGGDVYAGLGIYDTMQIIEPDVATICTGMAASMAAVLLCAGVKNKRSALKHSRIMIHQPIGGTQGQASDIEITVREILKLKKELYEIISKHSGVSIEKIENDSDRDYWMTSKEAKEYGMIDEVLEGKKGKK from the coding sequence ATGGATTATAAAAAAAATTCAAAAGAATTTATGCTGTATGCAACTAAGCATAAAAAAATCAATAGTTTAACGATAGATGAATATATTATTCAATCAATGACTCCTTATATTGTTGAAGAAAGAAAACTCAATGTGGCTCAAATGGATGTTTTTTCTCGTTTAATGATGGATCGAGTTATTTTTTTAGGAACTCCTATAGAAGACCAAGTAGCTAATATAGTGCAAGCTCAATTACTGTTTTTACAGTCTTCAGATTCTGTGAAAGACATTCAAATCTATGTTAATTCTCCAGGAGGAGATGTTTATGCAGGATTAGGCATATATGACACCATGCAAATAATAGAACCAGATGTAGCTACCATTTGTACTGGAATGGCGGCATCTATGGCCGCTGTTTTACTTTGTGCAGGAGTCAAAAATAAAAGATCTGCATTAAAACATTCAAGAATAATGATCCATCAACCTATAGGGGGAACACAAGGACAAGCTTCAGATATTGAAATCACAGTTCGTGAAATTTTAAAGTTGAAAAAGGAACTTTACGAAATTATATCGAAACATTCTGGAGTTTCTATTGAAAAAATAGAAAATGACTCAGATAGAGATTATTGGATGACTTCTAAAGAAGCTAAAGAATACGGAATGATAGATGAAGTTCTAGAAGGAAAAAAAGGAAAAAAATGA
- the tsaD gene encoding tRNA (adenosine(37)-N6)-threonylcarbamoyltransferase complex transferase subunit TsaD: MKKKPIILGIESSCDETAVSIIKNRDVLSNIIIHQYIHKKYGGVVPELASRLHDRNIITAVNQAIDSAKIKKNQIDAVSFTLGPGLIGSLLVGASFAKSFSMGLEIPLLTVNHVQAHILVHFIKNANINNSYPKFPFLGLVISGGHTQIVKVNDFFQMEILGSTLDDSIGDTLDKVARILGFHYPGGPMIELFSKNGNCNKFVFSKPSVNGLNFSFSGFKSHVLQFVRKELKKNSFFIKQNLSDICASIQRIIAEILLEKVQKATLKTGIYRVALAGGVSANCEIRRMFISFAKENKKWEIFIPKKKYTTDNGAMIAITGLLKYEKNLFDSIHVSPYSKFKTF, encoded by the coding sequence ATGAAAAAAAAACCTATTATTCTCGGTATAGAATCATCATGTGACGAAACGGCTGTTTCTATTATTAAAAATAGAGATGTATTATCTAATATTATTATTCATCAATATATCCATAAAAAATATGGAGGAGTAGTTCCAGAATTAGCTTCAAGACTACATGATAGAAATATTATAACAGCTGTCAATCAAGCTATTGATTCAGCAAAAATTAAAAAAAATCAAATTGATGCTGTATCCTTTACTTTAGGACCAGGATTGATAGGATCTTTATTAGTCGGGGCTTCTTTTGCAAAATCTTTTTCAATGGGATTAGAGATTCCTTTATTAACTGTCAATCATGTACAAGCCCATATACTTGTTCATTTTATAAAAAATGCTAACATAAACAATTCTTATCCTAAATTTCCATTTTTAGGTTTAGTCATAAGTGGGGGACATACTCAAATCGTGAAAGTGAATGATTTTTTTCAAATGGAAATATTGGGATCGACTTTAGATGATTCTATAGGGGATACTTTGGATAAAGTAGCTAGAATATTGGGTTTTCATTATCCTGGAGGACCTATGATAGAACTTTTTTCTAAAAATGGAAATTGTAATAAATTTGTTTTTTCAAAACCATCAGTAAATGGGCTAAATTTCAGTTTTAGTGGATTTAAAAGTCATGTTTTGCAATTTGTCAGAAAAGAATTAAAAAAAAATTCATTTTTCATAAAACAAAACTTATCTGATATTTGTGCTTCTATCCAGAGAATAATAGCAGAAATTCTTTTAGAAAAAGTACAAAAAGCTACTCTAAAAACTGGAATTTATAGAGTAGCTTTAGCAGGTGGAGTATCCGCAAATTGTGAAATTAGACGAATGTTTATATCTTTTGCAAAAGAAAACAAAAAATGGGAAATCTTTATTCCAAAGAAAAAATATACCACGGACAACGGAGCGATGATAGCCATTACAGGATTATTGAAATATGAAAAAAATTTATTTGATTCTATTCATGTTTCTCCATATTCTAAATTTAAAACATTTTAA
- a CDS encoding translocation/assembly module TamB domain-containing protein has protein sequence MNNVFLHKFFTRKKIILLLFFFLLGLLIVNIYDQKKVQKKVSTFFLKKIRKQLGNKISIKHISFNFFKKELIFYDVKIRDHHHFSFIHLSQCKISINNLFFLIFINSRHLNIKSIIVENSSFFIRKYFKEKENNILFFIKNVLMNQESNKMNRITCSKLRINKSHLIYIDSKKKFNHFFSSYIKNIQIKNRKIKASIFSFQSQEFINKTNFCIKNLFCNLTYDYPAKLEIHDFFIKTSNSFLRGSISIFNGDKYEKNENFFYRKNIRCEIFKGSKLGPDLGIFFSKKWSSNLRLFVQGNINGKFNGRNKKFFLSNIFIKDLQENRLFAKAIYIHLNREWKEIKFFKAFIRFYPHKISRIIPYNFHSKFNFLKKVNLNFKQWIYKGNLIFIEKIGEKKRSLKVEGTIQNHFLIAKVSTFINFLNHNHDVKHVSKISIEKKYLLFLFKVLFKDKKKSFFLIPSRISLFISRYSLSDLCIFMNFKGNLSKFFVTLFFSHSGYQISLKGKIHSHFQKIYLRIDDDQNQVHKGIKVMLINDQKFKKISINVYDMIIGQIYGHFKWEHLLTILQKEIFDLKNSYKKEIEYVNFNFLIKKSFFCLMKQKKDRNPFSDIRISGKKEENSFKTIFFTESVQWNEIFFDKLFITFFRKGIQIDTEKITYKNFLSKKINVSILSRENFWMINSKFLLKLKKQEYKEQILNFLCQKKKNFLIFFPLLSKLNINGYDWKIDNNLGIIKIDLIKRRYTINNIILSSEKQEIIVDADFIEKKEKTFQFYLKNVQLKKIIFKKNLDGFVNGFFSYKSNHNQIEPNIHVKITDFSIEKTILGNFYVNSFHKDKNYKINGVLKKNYHDILKIDGNINNESKNQSKLDFNINVKNLKMDNFSFFWKKMNSEARGFLTGKIKIFGNIDNPHYFGKLELKKFGLKINSINTDYEITSRAYVNIVSDSCISLSYSSFKDTKYNTQGYINGCFLHKNFLKWNFELSINTKNLLVLDTNEERNRFLFGKILTHGKIQITKKENKVHVSMNNGKILNSSHLYINPKFQNKKKPNRNYKENNDFLLIDIKTNVKKNTKVSIFLDKNLENFIELKGEGYLFLRKTYKKNVETSGKYFVIDGFYHFSNQEKIPILKLEKEFKIKPGGFITWKKNFDQSNINLIAYETKSVSKITEYINFTESEKLHKGMIFTELRINIYGKIQKPNINMEILFPKSDEETQQKLFSKLNSFEEKTIQFLSILILGKFFLKNETIKNFLYFSVFEIFLKKLKKILLDSDINQSLHFDFFQKKETSNYFLSLNNKNLSNEKNHCLLPFFCLKINYS, from the coding sequence ATGAACAATGTTTTTTTGCATAAATTTTTTACCAGAAAAAAAATAATTCTTCTTTTGTTTTTTTTCTTATTGGGATTATTGATTGTAAATATTTATGATCAAAAGAAAGTCCAAAAAAAAGTATCAACCTTTTTTTTGAAAAAAATAAGAAAACAATTAGGTAATAAAATTTCTATAAAACATATTTCATTTAATTTTTTCAAAAAAGAACTTATTTTTTATGATGTAAAAATTAGAGATCATCATCATTTTTCTTTTATTCATTTATCTCAATGTAAAATATCCATTAATAATTTATTTTTCCTGATTTTCATAAACTCTAGACATTTAAATATAAAAAGTATAATCGTTGAAAATTCTTCTTTTTTTATAAGAAAATATTTCAAAGAAAAAGAAAATAATATCCTTTTTTTTATCAAAAATGTCTTGATGAATCAAGAATCAAATAAAATGAACAGAATTACTTGTTCTAAGCTAAGGATAAACAAATCTCATTTGATCTATATAGATTCCAAAAAAAAATTCAATCATTTTTTTTCTAGTTATATAAAAAATATTCAAATCAAAAATAGAAAAATAAAAGCTTCTATTTTTTCTTTTCAATCTCAAGAATTTATAAATAAAACAAATTTTTGCATCAAAAATTTGTTTTGTAATTTAACATATGATTATCCTGCCAAATTAGAAATTCATGATTTTTTTATAAAAACATCCAATAGTTTTCTAAGAGGATCCATTTCTATTTTCAATGGCGATAAATATGAAAAAAATGAAAATTTTTTTTACAGAAAAAACATACGATGTGAAATTTTTAAAGGATCAAAATTAGGACCCGATTTAGGGATATTTTTTTCCAAAAAATGGTCTTCTAATCTTAGATTATTTGTTCAAGGAAATATCAACGGAAAATTTAATGGTCGGAATAAAAAATTTTTTCTATCTAATATTTTTATAAAGGATTTACAAGAAAATAGGTTGTTTGCAAAGGCAATTTATATTCATTTAAATCGAGAATGGAAAGAAATTAAATTTTTTAAAGCTTTTATTCGATTTTATCCTCATAAAATAAGTCGTATAATTCCATACAACTTCCATTCAAAATTCAATTTTCTAAAAAAAGTTAATTTGAATTTTAAACAATGGATATACAAAGGAAATTTAATTTTTATAGAAAAAATTGGAGAAAAAAAAAGAAGTTTAAAAGTAGAAGGAACTATTCAAAATCATTTTTTGATAGCTAAAGTATCAACTTTTATTAATTTTTTGAATCATAATCATGATGTTAAACATGTAAGTAAAATTTCAATTGAAAAAAAATATCTTCTTTTTTTGTTCAAAGTTTTATTCAAAGACAAGAAAAAAAGTTTTTTTTTAATTCCATCAAGAATTTCACTTTTTATAAGTAGATATTCATTATCTGATTTGTGTATTTTTATGAATTTCAAAGGAAATTTATCAAAATTTTTTGTAACTCTGTTTTTCTCTCATTCAGGATATCAAATTAGTTTAAAAGGAAAAATTCATTCACACTTTCAGAAAATCTATCTAAGAATAGATGACGATCAAAATCAAGTTCACAAAGGAATCAAAGTAATGTTAATCAATGATCAAAAATTTAAAAAAATTAGTATCAATGTATATGATATGATCATTGGTCAGATTTATGGACATTTTAAATGGGAACATTTATTAACTATTCTACAAAAAGAAATTTTTGATTTAAAAAATTCCTATAAAAAAGAAATAGAATACGTGAATTTTAACTTTCTGATAAAGAAATCCTTTTTTTGTTTGATGAAACAGAAAAAAGACAGAAATCCTTTTTCTGATATTCGAATTTCCGGAAAAAAAGAGGAGAACTCATTTAAAACAATTTTTTTTACAGAATCAGTCCAATGGAATGAAATTTTTTTTGATAAATTATTTATAACTTTTTTCAGAAAAGGGATACAAATTGATACAGAGAAAATTACTTACAAAAATTTTTTATCAAAGAAAATAAATGTGTCTATTTTGAGTCGGGAAAATTTTTGGATGATTAATTCTAAATTTTTATTAAAATTAAAAAAACAAGAGTACAAAGAACAAATCTTGAATTTTCTTTGTCAAAAGAAAAAAAATTTCCTCATTTTTTTTCCTTTACTTTCTAAATTAAATATCAATGGATATGATTGGAAGATTGATAATAATTTGGGAATAATAAAAATAGACCTCATTAAAAGAAGATATACCATAAATAATATTATTTTATCTTCAGAAAAACAAGAGATTATTGTAGACGCGGATTTTATTGAAAAAAAAGAAAAAACATTTCAATTTTATTTAAAAAATGTGCAGTTAAAAAAAATCATATTTAAAAAAAATCTAGATGGTTTTGTAAACGGTTTTTTTTCATATAAAAGTAACCATAATCAAATTGAACCTAATATACATGTAAAAATCACAGATTTTTCAATTGAAAAAACAATTTTAGGAAACTTTTATGTTAATTCCTTTCATAAGGATAAAAATTATAAAATTAATGGAGTTCTTAAAAAAAATTATCATGACATCTTAAAAATAGATGGAAATATTAACAACGAATCAAAAAATCAATCAAAACTCGATTTCAATATCAATGTTAAAAATTTAAAAATGGATAATTTTTCCTTTTTTTGGAAAAAAATGAATAGTGAAGCAAGAGGTTTTTTGACAGGAAAAATAAAAATATTTGGAAATATAGACAATCCTCATTATTTTGGAAAATTAGAACTTAAAAAGTTTGGGCTCAAAATAAATTCTATAAATACAGATTATGAAATCACAAGTCGAGCTTATGTCAATATTGTTTCTGATTCCTGCATATCATTATCTTATTCTTCTTTTAAGGATACTAAATATAATACTCAAGGGTATATAAACGGGTGTTTTTTGCACAAAAATTTTCTTAAATGGAATTTTGAATTATCCATAAACACAAAAAATTTGCTTGTTTTAGATACAAATGAAGAACGAAATCGTTTTTTATTTGGAAAAATATTGACTCATGGAAAAATTCAAATAACGAAAAAAGAAAATAAAGTTCACGTTTCTATGAACAATGGAAAAATTTTAAATTCTTCTCATTTATACATTAATCCAAAATTTCAAAATAAAAAAAAGCCAAACAGAAATTACAAAGAAAATAATGATTTTTTATTAATAGATATTAAAACAAATGTGAAAAAAAACACAAAAGTATCAATATTTTTAGACAAAAATTTAGAAAATTTTATTGAGTTAAAAGGAGAAGGTTATCTTTTTTTAAGAAAAACATATAAAAAAAATGTTGAAACCAGTGGAAAATATTTTGTAATAGATGGATTCTATCATTTTTCTAACCAAGAAAAAATACCAATTCTAAAATTGGAAAAAGAATTTAAAATAAAACCAGGAGGATTTATTACTTGGAAAAAGAATTTTGATCAATCTAATATCAATTTAATTGCTTATGAGACCAAGTCTGTCTCAAAAATTACTGAGTACATAAATTTTACAGAATCTGAAAAACTTCATAAAGGAATGATATTTACAGAATTAAGAATTAATATTTATGGTAAAATACAAAAGCCTAATATTAATATGGAAATTTTATTTCCTAAAAGTGATGAAGAAACTCAACAAAAATTATTTAGTAAATTAAACTCTTTTGAGGAAAAGACAATACAATTTTTATCCATTCTAATATTAGGTAAATTTTTTCTAAAAAATGAGACCATAAAAAATTTTTTATACTTTTCTGTTTTCGAAATTTTTTTGAAAAAACTAAAGAAAATATTATTAGATTCAGATATCAATCAATCTTTACATTTTGATTTTTTTCAAAAAAAAGAAACGTCCAATTATTTTCTTTCTTTAAATAACAAAAATCTCTCAAATGAGAAGAATCATTGTCTCCTTCCCTTCTTTTGTTTAAAAATTAATTATAGTTAG